A single region of the Nisaea sediminum genome encodes:
- a CDS encoding MATE family efflux transporter, whose amino-acid sequence MTDFSTITPVRTPWRHELSATLKLAWPLVLTQLATIALNTIDVIMIGWLGPEELAAATLATSTIFPLVFFGIGLLAATAAMFSHEIGGIHLRGVRRTLRQGFWVAITLCIPCIALLSNAEALMLLMGQDPWLAATADTYVAHAKWGLLPLMCFTVLRNFVTAHSRPRSSMVILIVSIGLNAVLDYGLIFGRFGFPEMGLVGAAIATVAVQCFMFLAQTAFVLTDRKFRRYNLFGRFWRPDWHRYFEIMKIGVPIGLTVLAEAGLFAASSFMVGLFGPDQLAAHAVALQCSSVTFMVPLGVSQAATIRVGLAMGRKRLHDALLAGRISAFVGVGFAVIAALIFWFGSEILVGFYLHLDDPENADAVRFAVLFLWISAVFQLVDAGQAVAAGSLRGLKDTTIPAVLAFLGYWVFGFSAGALLAFEFDLKGAGVWSGLAVGLTAACFALMIRFEVLMRRAIARHDAPA is encoded by the coding sequence ATGACCGATTTTTCCACGATCACTCCTGTCCGCACGCCGTGGCGCCATGAACTTTCGGCGACCCTGAAACTCGCTTGGCCGCTGGTTCTGACACAGCTCGCCACCATCGCGCTGAACACCATCGACGTCATCATGATAGGCTGGCTCGGCCCGGAAGAACTGGCCGCCGCCACGCTGGCGACCTCCACGATCTTCCCGCTGGTATTCTTCGGCATCGGCCTGCTTGCCGCGACCGCCGCGATGTTCAGCCATGAGATCGGCGGCATCCATCTGCGCGGCGTCAGGCGGACATTGCGCCAGGGCTTCTGGGTCGCGATCACCCTTTGCATCCCCTGCATAGCGCTGCTCTCGAATGCCGAGGCACTGATGCTCCTGATGGGCCAGGATCCGTGGCTCGCGGCGACCGCCGACACCTATGTCGCACATGCCAAATGGGGACTGCTGCCGCTGATGTGCTTCACGGTGCTGCGCAATTTCGTCACCGCCCATTCCCGGCCGCGGTCCTCGATGGTGATCCTGATCGTCTCCATCGGCCTCAACGCCGTGCTGGATTATGGCCTGATCTTCGGCAGGTTCGGCTTTCCGGAAATGGGGCTCGTCGGTGCCGCCATCGCAACGGTCGCCGTGCAGTGCTTCATGTTCCTGGCCCAGACCGCCTTCGTGCTGACCGACCGCAAGTTCCGGCGCTACAACCTGTTCGGCCGCTTTTGGCGCCCGGACTGGCACCGCTATTTCGAGATCATGAAGATCGGTGTGCCGATCGGTCTGACCGTTCTCGCAGAGGCCGGGCTGTTCGCGGCAAGCTCCTTCATGGTCGGCCTGTTCGGTCCCGACCAGCTCGCCGCGCACGCCGTTGCGCTGCAATGTTCGTCGGTCACCTTCATGGTCCCGCTCGGCGTCAGCCAGGCGGCGACCATCCGGGTCGGCCTCGCCATGGGCCGCAAGCGGCTGCACGACGCCCTGCTCGCGGGCCGGATATCGGCCTTTGTCGGGGTGGGATTCGCGGTGATCGCCGCCCTGATCTTCTGGTTCGGGAGCGAGATCCTCGTCGGCTTCTATCTGCACCTCGACGATCCGGAGAATGCGGACGCCGTCAGGTTTGCCGTCCTGTTCCTCTGGATCAGCGCGGTCTTCCAGCTCGTCGATGCGGGGCAAGCCGTGGCAGCGGGCAGTCTGCGCGGGTTGAAAGACACGACGATCCCGGCGGTTCTGGCGTTCCTCGGATATTGGGTCTTCGGTTTCTCGGCGGGCGCCCTGCTCGCCTTCGAGTTCGATCTGAAGGGCGCGGGCGTCTGGAGCGGGCTCGCGGTCGGGCTGACCGCCGCCTGCTTCGCGCTGATGATCCGCTTCGAGGTGCTGATGCGCCGGGCGATCGCCCGGCACGACGCACCGGCCTAA
- a CDS encoding SMP-30/gluconolactonase/LRE family protein, whose amino-acid sequence MANDRIITDGLMFPEGPIAMPDGTVVLVEIGRRTLTRVFPDGRKEIIAEPGGGPNGAAIGPDGKCYVCNNGGFKFLGGNAPGNMRVVGQADDYSGGRIERIDLETGKVERLYDSCDGRPLKGPNDIVFDRDGGFWFTDLGKVRDREMDRGAVYYAKADGSLIKEAIQPILTPNGIGLSPDEKTLYVAETESGQLWAYPITGQGEVSKLGFPPSINGGRLVGADGGWRRYDSLAVEANGNICVATLMSGGITVARPEGGLVEFIETGDPYTTNICFGGPDLKTAYITLSWAGQLLEMDWPRPGLPLNFLNV is encoded by the coding sequence GTGGCAAACGACAGGATCATCACCGACGGCCTGATGTTCCCGGAAGGACCGATCGCGATGCCGGACGGCACGGTTGTTCTGGTCGAGATCGGGCGCCGCACGCTGACGCGCGTCTTCCCGGACGGGCGCAAGGAGATTATCGCCGAGCCCGGCGGCGGCCCGAACGGCGCTGCCATCGGCCCCGACGGCAAGTGCTATGTCTGCAACAATGGCGGCTTCAAGTTCCTCGGGGGCAACGCGCCCGGCAACATGCGGGTGGTCGGTCAGGCGGACGATTACAGTGGCGGGCGCATAGAACGTATCGACCTGGAAACCGGGAAGGTCGAACGGCTCTATGACAGCTGCGACGGCCGGCCGCTCAAAGGTCCGAACGACATCGTCTTCGACCGCGACGGCGGCTTCTGGTTCACCGATCTCGGCAAGGTGCGCGACCGGGAGATGGATCGGGGTGCGGTCTACTACGCGAAAGCGGACGGCAGCCTGATCAAGGAGGCGATCCAGCCGATCCTGACCCCGAACGGCATCGGTCTCAGCCCTGACGAGAAAACCCTCTATGTCGCCGAGACCGAAAGCGGTCAGCTCTGGGCCTATCCTATCACCGGCCAGGGCGAGGTCTCGAAGCTGGGCTTTCCGCCTTCAATCAACGGCGGCCGGCTGGTCGGCGCGGACGGCGGGTGGCGGCGCTACGACTCGCTCGCTGTCGAAGCGAACGGCAATATCTGCGTCGCCACGCTGATGAGCGGCGGCATCACCGTCGCCAGGCCGGAGGGCGGTCTGGTCGAGTTCATCGAGACCGGCGATCCCTACACGACGAACATCTGCTTCGGCGGTCCGGATCTGAAGACCGCCTACATCACGCTCTCCTGGGCCGGGCAGCTGCTCGAGATGGACTGGCCCCGCCCCGGACTGCCGCTCAACTTCCTCAATGTCTGA
- a CDS encoding LysE family translocator — protein MTLETALAFALGMVILTLTPGPSMLTTIAKSLANGFWSGFQYNIGVCIGDLIFLMLAISGLQIVAELLGDVFFVVKWM, from the coding sequence ATGACACTGGAAACCGCGCTTGCCTTCGCGCTCGGCATGGTCATCCTGACCCTGACGCCCGGCCCCTCAATGCTGACCACGATCGCCAAATCCCTGGCGAACGGGTTCTGGAGCGGGTTCCAGTACAATATCGGCGTCTGCATCGGCGATCTGATCTTCCTCATGCTCGCCATCTCCGGCCTGCAGATCGTCGCCGAATTGCTGGGCGATGTGTTCTTCGTCGTGAAGTGGATGTAG
- a CDS encoding sensor histidine kinase, with protein sequence MTNPTTPSPVDQPALKSISARYLTRFVPIIVVVFAVLIAIYGTITYRESKVNLAAKLDTLLARQSLLLGEAVANRRDDRIGLLVAQTIADRDLATIAVLDSDGAVLNKYGSVPDRTDALVGRIAINHMSADSYERVGTLIVSMSDGPAIAQLVNSLIYISLLGLALIASAAVAAHLVLRATVSQPLDMMLNAIHIQRDSGARIPIDWESQDQIGQVVAAYNALQGRQTKTEADLTRLRDKAERAHQSKSDFVARVIDEIRTPLNSIVGFSEIVSTRRFGPDTIQRYINYAGNINQAARHLLFLIENVLELTRLEGGEVEPTFAPTPVISILRRAETNAASLPRNRDVRLRVAGGKADQALHVDGELMVSLLGKLLENALRHTPEGGNVELSYEVRPSGTACFTVTDPGPGMPEEEAQRLLIPFAASRDFEDRSSQGSGLGLPICKILAELHGGAIEITNLAGGGLAVSVLLPPSRTIEARPSDASARGDEEPRTDHHASGAAVQHLNGAG encoded by the coding sequence ATGACTAATCCCACCACCCCGAGCCCCGTGGACCAACCCGCCCTCAAATCGATCAGCGCCCGGTACCTCACACGGTTCGTGCCGATCATCGTCGTGGTGTTCGCCGTCCTGATTGCCATCTACGGCACCATCACCTACCGCGAATCGAAGGTGAATCTGGCCGCGAAGCTCGATACGCTCCTCGCCCGGCAGTCGCTGCTGCTCGGAGAAGCGGTCGCAAACAGGCGCGACGACCGCATCGGCCTGCTGGTTGCACAGACCATCGCCGACCGGGACCTTGCAACCATCGCCGTGCTCGACAGCGATGGCGCCGTACTGAACAAATACGGCTCCGTTCCGGATCGGACCGACGCCCTCGTGGGGCGGATCGCGATCAATCACATGAGCGCGGACAGCTATGAGCGTGTCGGGACCCTCATCGTCAGCATGAGCGACGGGCCGGCGATCGCGCAGCTGGTCAATTCGCTGATCTATATTTCTCTGCTCGGGCTCGCCCTGATCGCGTCGGCCGCGGTCGCGGCGCATCTCGTGCTCCGTGCGACCGTTAGCCAGCCGCTCGACATGATGCTGAACGCGATCCATATCCAGCGCGACAGCGGCGCCCGGATCCCGATCGATTGGGAAAGCCAGGACCAGATCGGCCAGGTGGTGGCGGCCTACAACGCGCTGCAGGGCCGTCAGACGAAGACCGAAGCTGACCTGACCCGGCTGCGAGACAAGGCGGAGCGGGCGCACCAGTCGAAATCCGATTTCGTCGCCCGCGTGATCGACGAGATCCGGACGCCTCTCAACTCGATCGTCGGGTTCTCGGAGATCGTCAGCACCCGGCGCTTCGGACCGGACACGATCCAGCGTTACATAAACTATGCGGGCAACATCAACCAGGCGGCCCGCCACCTTCTGTTTCTGATCGAGAACGTTCTGGAGCTTACCCGGCTCGAAGGCGGCGAAGTCGAGCCGACCTTCGCTCCGACGCCGGTGATCTCGATCCTGCGCCGCGCCGAGACAAACGCCGCGTCTCTCCCGCGCAACCGCGATGTGCGTCTGCGGGTGGCGGGCGGCAAAGCAGACCAAGCGTTGCATGTCGACGGAGAGCTCATGGTTTCCCTACTCGGGAAACTGCTCGAAAACGCGCTGCGCCACACGCCCGAAGGGGGCAATGTCGAGCTGTCCTACGAGGTCAGACCGAGCGGTACCGCTTGCTTTACCGTGACGGACCCGGGCCCTGGAATGCCCGAGGAAGAGGCGCAGAGACTGCTTATTCCTTTTGCGGCCTCGCGCGATTTCGAGGATCGCAGTTCCCAAGGCTCCGGCCTCGGCCTGCCGATCTGCAAGATCCTCGCGGAACTGCACGGCGGCGCCATCGAGATCACCAACCTCGCGGGGGGCGGCCTCGCGGTATCCGTTCTGCTTCCGCCCTCGCGGACGATCGAGGCACGGCCATCCGATGCATCAGCGCGTGGCGATGAAGAGCCCCGCACCGATCATCACGCCTCCGGCGCTGCGGTTCAGCACCTGAACGGCGCGGGCTGA
- a CDS encoding YHS domain-containing (seleno)protein, translating into MKSKKSKALQPIDPRPLALAALIAVLFWCAQAFGASPARNLNQDGLALRGYDPVAYFVVGRAERGDASFAAAYEGATYHFASAERREAFLAEPRLYVPSYGGFCAYGVAVGQKFDGDPEVFALVEGKLYLQLDRATQTLWKADLDKNIAIADRTWPVIAKIPAAVLND; encoded by the coding sequence ATGAAGAGCAAGAAGAGCAAGGCCCTTCAACCAATTGACCCTAGACCGCTGGCGCTCGCCGCCCTGATTGCGGTGCTTTTCTGGTGCGCCCAGGCATTCGGAGCCTCGCCGGCGCGCAACCTGAATCAGGATGGTCTGGCGCTCCGGGGATACGATCCCGTCGCTTATTTCGTCGTCGGCCGAGCCGAGCGCGGCGACGCTTCCTTTGCGGCGGCCTATGAGGGCGCGACCTACCATTTTGCCTCGGCAGAGCGCCGCGAGGCCTTTCTCGCGGAACCGCGCCTCTATGTACCGAGCTATGGCGGGTTCTGCGCCTACGGCGTCGCTGTCGGCCAGAAATTCGACGGCGATCCGGAAGTGTTCGCCCTGGTGGAGGGCAAGCTGTATCTGCAGCTCGATCGCGCGACCCAGACGCTCTGGAAAGCCGACCTCGACAAGAACATCGCGATCGCCGACCGGACATGGCCGGTGATCGCAAAGATTCCCGCGGCGGTCCTGAATGACTAA
- a CDS encoding hydroxymethylglutaryl-CoA lyase — MARPTRVEITEVGPRDGLQAEPKFVPTELKIKLINELIDAGVKRMEFSSFVSPRAVPQLADVLDVLAGVDRSKGAVLAALVPNVKGAIRAAEAGVDEMIVFVSASESHNQKNVNRSTDESLAGFAQVAKIAEEAKIPVSAAIATAFGCPFEGNVPAERLGYIAKHFVDFGFQSVALGDTTGMATPPLVSRNVRYLKEHVPSLPIHLHFHNTRGIGLVNVVAGLDEGVTHYDSSFGGAGGCPFAPKATGNICTEDLVYLMHEMGIETGIDLEKLMHIANEVEEALDHPLPGQVMKAGPRLQLHGMGDVQTAVG, encoded by the coding sequence ATGGCAAGGCCGACCAGGGTGGAAATTACGGAAGTCGGGCCGCGTGACGGCCTTCAGGCGGAGCCGAAATTCGTGCCGACGGAACTCAAGATCAAATTGATCAACGAGCTGATCGACGCGGGTGTGAAGCGTATGGAGTTCTCCTCTTTCGTCTCGCCGCGGGCGGTGCCGCAGCTGGCCGATGTGCTCGATGTCCTCGCGGGCGTCGACCGCAGCAAGGGCGCCGTGCTGGCGGCTCTCGTCCCGAACGTGAAGGGCGCGATCCGCGCCGCCGAGGCCGGAGTGGACGAGATGATCGTCTTCGTCTCCGCCTCCGAGAGCCACAATCAAAAGAACGTGAACCGCTCCACGGACGAGTCGCTCGCCGGCTTCGCCCAGGTCGCGAAGATCGCCGAGGAGGCGAAAATTCCTGTGTCCGCCGCGATCGCGACCGCTTTTGGCTGTCCGTTCGAGGGCAATGTCCCGGCGGAGCGGCTCGGCTATATCGCCAAGCATTTCGTCGATTTCGGCTTCCAGAGCGTGGCGCTGGGCGACACCACCGGGATGGCGACGCCGCCGCTGGTCTCCCGCAACGTGCGCTATCTGAAGGAGCACGTGCCGAGCCTGCCGATTCATCTGCATTTCCACAACACGCGTGGCATCGGCCTCGTGAACGTTGTGGCCGGCCTCGACGAGGGCGTGACCCATTACGACAGTTCCTTCGGCGGTGCCGGCGGCTGTCCCTTTGCGCCGAAGGCGACGGGCAATATCTGCACCGAGGATCTGGTCTATCTGATGCACGAGATGGGCATCGAAACCGGCATCGATCTCGAGAAGCTGATGCATATCGCGAACGAGGTCGAGGAGGCGCTCGATCATCCGCTGCCGGGACAGGTGATGAAGGCGGGCCCGCGCCTGCAGCTTCATGGCATGGGGGATGTGCAGACGGCGGTGGGCTGA
- a CDS encoding CaiB/BaiF CoA transferase family protein: MPLSDIRVVDLTRILAGPFCTQLLADMGAEVIKVETPSGDPVRDQGVIKHGVSWYFAQFNRNKRSVVLDLYTEEGKETLGRLIETADVLVENYRPGVLAKMGFTQARLDDLNPNLIVTSVNGYGSTGPYVDRPSFDFIAQAMSGFMSVNGADGEDPMRAAPPMSDLIAGLYAAFGTLAALHARGRIGKGQRVESSLTGGLISMMGYLSAEYFATGNVPKRTGNDHPIVAPYGLFRASDGMVAVAPSNDAFVVRFLNCIGLGHLLEQPDYATNERRMRNRPALNAAINETMEKQSVDHWIGAINKAGCPCGRVMNLEEVFSDPQVLAQDLVLDVEQPDGSTIRMTGFPVKLSDTPARLRRPVPALGADTEAVLASLRPVPEDRGDTA; this comes from the coding sequence ATGCCGCTTTCCGATATCCGGGTCGTCGATCTGACCCGCATTCTGGCCGGACCGTTCTGTACCCAGCTGCTCGCCGACATGGGCGCCGAAGTGATCAAGGTCGAGACGCCGTCCGGCGACCCGGTCCGCGATCAGGGCGTCATCAAGCATGGCGTCAGCTGGTATTTCGCCCAGTTCAACCGCAACAAGCGCTCGGTCGTGCTCGACCTCTACACGGAGGAGGGCAAGGAGACGCTTGGGCGGCTGATCGAGACCGCGGATGTTCTGGTGGAGAACTACCGGCCGGGCGTGCTTGCCAAGATGGGGTTCACCCAGGCGCGGCTCGACGATCTGAACCCGAACCTGATCGTCACCAGCGTCAACGGCTACGGTTCGACCGGACCCTATGTCGACCGGCCGTCCTTCGACTTTATCGCCCAGGCGATGAGCGGCTTCATGAGCGTGAACGGGGCGGACGGCGAAGATCCGATGCGGGCGGCGCCGCCGATGAGCGACCTGATCGCGGGACTCTATGCCGCTTTCGGGACGCTCGCGGCGCTGCATGCGCGAGGCCGGATCGGGAAGGGACAGCGCGTCGAATCCTCGCTGACCGGCGGGTTGATCAGCATGATGGGGTATCTCTCGGCGGAGTATTTTGCGACGGGTAACGTTCCGAAGCGCACCGGTAACGATCACCCGATCGTGGCGCCTTACGGTCTCTTCCGGGCTTCGGACGGGATGGTCGCGGTGGCGCCCTCCAACGACGCCTTCGTCGTCCGCTTCCTGAACTGCATCGGTCTCGGGCATCTGCTGGAGCAGCCGGATTACGCCACCAACGAGCGCCGGATGCGGAACCGGCCGGCGCTCAACGCGGCGATCAACGAGACGATGGAGAAACAGTCCGTCGATCACTGGATCGGGGCGATCAACAAGGCGGGCTGTCCCTGCGGCCGGGTGATGAACCTCGAGGAGGTTTTCAGCGATCCGCAGGTACTGGCGCAGGATCTTGTCTTGGATGTCGAGCAGCCGGATGGTAGCACGATCCGGATGACCGGTTTCCCGGTCAAGCTATCCGATACACCGGCGAGGCTCCGCCGACCCGTTCCGGCCCTCGGAGCGGATACGGAGGCCGTCCTGGCATCACTCCGCCCGGTGCCCGAAGACAGAGGAGACACCGCATGA
- a CDS encoding dimethylarginine dimethylaminohydrolase family protein produces MSDRKGLFNTSAYGGPGWSGRERTHREEIGDLWAPSGIDTEWAPLKSVLMHRPGAELDISHNDPDAVQMLAPVDLGLARAQHDAIAEAYRANGVEVHYVDPPATPSPNQMFCADLFVMTPEGAILARPASTVRAGEERLVARRLADIGVPILRTLRGDALFEGADLMWLDPETVMIGLGQRTNAEAAMQIDDLMADMEIETIPVDMPFGCMHFMGLLRIIDKDLAVCWWRRTPHATVRTLEERGYKVIWLPEGPDLELNRAMNIVTLGPRKILMCAGYEAAQKVYEDAGVECITVDCSELVKAAGAMGCLTGVIHREPVA; encoded by the coding sequence ATGAGCGACCGCAAGGGTCTGTTCAACACGTCCGCCTATGGTGGCCCCGGCTGGTCCGGGCGTGAGCGTACACACAGGGAAGAGATCGGCGATCTCTGGGCGCCTTCAGGGATCGATACCGAATGGGCGCCGCTCAAGAGCGTGCTGATGCATCGTCCAGGCGCCGAGCTCGATATCTCGCACAACGATCCGGACGCGGTGCAAATGCTGGCGCCGGTGGATCTCGGGCTCGCCCGGGCCCAGCACGATGCGATCGCCGAGGCCTACAGGGCGAACGGCGTCGAGGTGCACTATGTCGATCCGCCGGCGACGCCCTCGCCGAACCAGATGTTCTGCGCCGACCTCTTCGTCATGACCCCGGAGGGCGCGATCCTGGCCCGCCCGGCCTCGACCGTGCGCGCGGGCGAGGAGCGGCTGGTCGCCCGTCGGCTCGCGGATATCGGGGTGCCGATCCTCAGGACCCTGCGCGGCGATGCGCTGTTCGAGGGCGCGGACCTGATGTGGCTCGATCCCGAGACCGTCATGATCGGTCTCGGCCAGCGCACCAACGCCGAGGCCGCGATGCAGATCGACGATCTGATGGCGGACATGGAGATCGAGACCATCCCGGTCGACATGCCGTTCGGCTGCATGCATTTCATGGGCCTGCTCCGGATCATCGACAAGGATCTGGCGGTCTGCTGGTGGCGCCGTACGCCGCACGCGACGGTGAGGACGCTGGAAGAGCGCGGCTACAAGGTGATCTGGCTGCCGGAAGGCCCGGATCTGGAGCTGAACCGGGCGATGAACATCGTCACTCTCGGCCCCCGCAAGATCCTGATGTGTGCCGGGTACGAGGCCGCGCAGAAGGTCTATGAAGATGCGGGTGTGGAATGCATCACGGTCGACTGCTCGGAACTCGTGAAGGCGGCGGGCGCGATGGGATGCCTGACCGGCGTCATTCACCGCGAGCCGGTCGCCTGA
- a CDS encoding DUF1674 domain-containing protein — protein MSDKKRSFTEVTVKGAGTTRKVLDAAEFVVPAQLKPETKGAPNADEIGGYDGPEPTRFGDWEHKGRTTDF, from the coding sequence ATGAGCGACAAGAAACGAAGCTTCACCGAAGTCACGGTCAAGGGCGCCGGCACGACACGCAAGGTGCTCGACGCCGCCGAGTTCGTCGTCCCGGCCCAGTTGAAACCGGAGACGAAAGGCGCGCCGAACGCGGACGAGATCGGCGGCTATGACGGGCCGGAGCCGACCCGTTTTGGCGACTGGGAGCACAAGGGCCGCACGACGGACTTCTGA
- the htpX gene encoding zinc metalloprotease HtpX has protein sequence MGYARTALLLAGMTALFLGVGYLLGGEAGMLMALVFAAGMNLFTYWNADKMVLGMYGAREIQRGDLPWFHDLVRDLAARAELPMPKVYLIDQAQPNAFATGRNPENAAVAATRGLLERMSREEVAGVMAHELAHVKNRDTLIMTITATIAGAISMLANFALFFGNNRNNPLGLIGTLAMMFLAPMAAMLVQMAISRSREYEADRIGAEICGRPLWLASALAKLEKGAQTIDNHAAERNPATAHMFIINPLHAHAVDNLFSTHPNTRNRIAALEKMAGTRGAVQGPWG, from the coding sequence ATGGGGTACGCGCGCACTGCTTTACTTCTGGCCGGGATGACGGCGCTGTTTCTCGGCGTCGGCTATCTGCTCGGCGGCGAGGCGGGCATGCTGATGGCGCTGGTCTTCGCGGCCGGCATGAATCTCTTCACCTACTGGAATGCCGACAAGATGGTGCTCGGCATGTATGGCGCGCGGGAAATCCAACGCGGCGATCTGCCGTGGTTTCACGACTTGGTGCGGGACCTCGCGGCCCGCGCCGAGTTGCCGATGCCGAAGGTCTACCTGATCGACCAGGCCCAGCCGAATGCCTTCGCGACCGGGCGCAATCCCGAGAACGCGGCCGTCGCGGCGACCCGCGGTCTGCTGGAACGGATGAGCCGCGAGGAGGTCGCGGGGGTTATGGCGCACGAACTCGCCCACGTGAAGAATCGCGACACTCTGATCATGACCATCACCGCGACCATTGCCGGCGCGATCTCCATGCTGGCGAATTTCGCGCTCTTCTTCGGAAACAACCGGAACAATCCGCTCGGCCTCATCGGCACGCTTGCGATGATGTTTCTTGCGCCGATGGCCGCCATGCTGGTGCAGATGGCGATCAGCCGCTCTCGGGAATACGAAGCGGACCGGATCGGCGCGGAGATCTGTGGCCGTCCGCTCTGGCTCGCCTCGGCGCTCGCCAAGCTGGAGAAAGGCGCGCAGACGATTGATAACCACGCCGCCGAGCGGAACCCGGCGACGGCACACATGTTCATCATCAATCCGCTGCATGCCCACGCGGTGGACAATCTCTTCTCCACCCATCCGAACACGCGGAACCGGATCGCAGCGCTCGAAAAGATGGCCGGTACGCGCGGCGCGGTGCAGGGGCCGTGGGGCTAG
- a CDS encoding methyl-accepting chemotaxis protein: protein MTTDTESDEKIEVIPDAFVDALLSRRADLIEPYLGARTAEVVAALNGSSAAEEQLKQWVEMSITANSSVRQVAEMTRSVQEVDHRTQSIASAVEELSATVQSISSTSEAAASEARDAVEVSESGRRATTDAVAAMEAVFEVVQSAVEKVESLAEASKTIGEIVSTIEAIAKQTNLLALNATIEAARAGEAGKGFAVVAGEVKGLANQTAGATDDIRARISELRSEMDQIVTVMRDGAEKVEHGRGSIDTAGTEMERLAAGITSVTDRMEQVAGILIEQEAATSEIASGVSVIARMSAENVELINGAITSLERSAPIVAKSIDAFVKQGVPNATIHAAKSDHMIWMRRLSQMLAGRQVLNPTELADHHSCRLGKWYDAQNDAELTGHPAWKALVAPHKEVHRAGIAAAETFNSGDLDGAIKLVYEASKASDEVMRLLDDLSEHLAA, encoded by the coding sequence ATGACCACCGATACCGAAAGCGACGAGAAAATCGAGGTGATCCCGGACGCGTTCGTGGACGCGCTTCTCAGCCGGCGCGCCGACCTGATCGAACCCTATCTCGGCGCCCGCACTGCCGAAGTCGTCGCCGCGCTCAATGGCTCTTCCGCTGCGGAAGAGCAACTGAAACAGTGGGTCGAGATGTCGATCACGGCCAACAGCAGCGTCCGGCAGGTGGCGGAGATGACCCGCTCCGTCCAGGAGGTCGATCACCGCACCCAGTCGATCGCCTCGGCCGTGGAAGAACTCTCGGCGACGGTGCAGAGCATCAGTTCCACGTCCGAGGCCGCGGCGTCCGAGGCGCGCGACGCCGTGGAAGTCTCCGAGTCCGGACGGCGCGCGACGACCGATGCCGTCGCGGCGATGGAAGCGGTTTTCGAGGTCGTGCAGTCGGCGGTGGAAAAGGTCGAGTCTCTGGCGGAGGCCTCGAAAACCATCGGCGAGATCGTCTCCACCATCGAGGCCATCGCCAAGCAGACCAATCTGCTCGCCCTCAACGCGACCATCGAGGCGGCACGTGCCGGCGAGGCCGGCAAGGGTTTCGCAGTCGTCGCCGGCGAAGTGAAGGGCCTTGCGAACCAGACCGCCGGCGCGACCGACGATATCCGGGCCCGGATCTCCGAACTGCGGAGCGAGATGGACCAAATCGTCACGGTGATGCGCGACGGCGCCGAGAAGGTCGAGCACGGCCGCGGATCGATCGACACAGCCGGTACCGAAATGGAGCGGCTGGCCGCCGGCATTACTTCGGTCACCGACCGGATGGAACAGGTCGCCGGCATCCTCATCGAACAGGAAGCCGCCACCTCCGAAATCGCGAGCGGCGTTTCCGTCATCGCCCGGATGAGCGCCGAGAACGTCGAACTTATCAACGGCGCGATTACCTCGCTCGAACGAAGCGCGCCGATCGTCGCCAAGTCGATCGACGCGTTCGTGAAGCAGGGAGTGCCCAACGCCACCATTCACGCGGCGAAATCGGATCACATGATCTGGATGCGCCGGCTGTCCCAGATGCTGGCTGGACGTCAGGTGCTCAACCCTACGGAACTTGCAGACCACCACAGCTGCCGCCTTGGCAAGTGGTACGACGCGCAGAACGACGCCGAGCTGACCGGCCATCCGGCCTGGAAGGCTCTGGTCGCGCCGCATAAGGAAGTTCACCGCGCCGGGATCGCGGCGGCGGAAACCTTCAATTCAGGCGACCTGGATGGCGCGATCAAATTGGTCTACGAGGCCAGCAAGGCTTCGGACGAGGTGATGCGCCTCCTGGACGACCTCTCCGAGCATCTCGCGGCATAG